The following are encoded together in the Bacillus sp. NP157 genome:
- a CDS encoding glycosyltransferase family 2 protein: MSRISIILPAKNEAAALKDLLPRLTAAQPGCEIIVVNDGSTDDTVAVCAAAGVKCLSSPYSMGNGAAIKRGARAATGEILVFMDGDGQHDPADIQRLVDRLEQGFDMVVGARSWESQAGVGRGLANTLYNWLASRMTGHVVADLTSGFRVARAARFREFIHLLPNGFSYPTTSTMAFFRSAYGVAYEPIKAAERIGKSHIRPLKDGVRFLLIIFKIATLYSPLKLFGPVSLVFFLLGCANYARTYLMEGRLTNGSALMWSAAVIVFLIGLVSEQITSLMYVKSRDD; this comes from the coding sequence TTGAGTCGTATCAGCATTATCCTGCCCGCCAAGAACGAGGCGGCCGCCTTGAAAGACCTCTTGCCGCGCCTGACCGCCGCCCAGCCGGGCTGCGAGATCATCGTGGTGAACGATGGGTCGACCGACGATACCGTGGCCGTGTGTGCGGCCGCGGGGGTGAAGTGCCTGTCCTCGCCGTACTCGATGGGTAACGGTGCCGCCATCAAGCGTGGCGCCCGGGCCGCCACGGGCGAGATCCTGGTGTTCATGGACGGCGACGGCCAGCACGACCCCGCCGATATCCAGCGCCTCGTCGACCGCCTGGAGCAGGGCTTCGACATGGTGGTGGGTGCCCGCTCCTGGGAGAGCCAGGCTGGCGTCGGCCGTGGCCTTGCGAACACGCTCTACAACTGGCTGGCCAGCCGGATGACCGGCCACGTGGTCGCGGACCTGACCTCGGGCTTCCGCGTCGCCCGGGCGGCGCGCTTCCGCGAGTTCATCCACCTGCTGCCCAATGGGTTCTCCTACCCGACCACCAGCACCATGGCGTTTTTCCGCAGCGCCTATGGCGTGGCCTACGAGCCGATCAAGGCCGCCGAGCGGATCGGCAAGAGCCACATCCGGCCGCTGAAGGATGGCGTCCGATTCCTCCTGATCATCTTCAAGATCGCCACCCTGTATTCGCCGCTGAAGCTGTTCGGCCCGGTGAGCCTGGTGTTTTTCCTGCTTGGCTGCGCGAACTACGCGCGGACCTACCTGATGGAGGGACGCCTGACCAATGGTAGCGCGCTGATGTGGAGCGCCGCGGTCATCGTGTTCCTGATCGGTCTGGTATCCGAGCAGATCACCTCCCTGATGTACGTGAAGAGTCGTGACGACTGA
- a CDS encoding HD-GYP domain-containing protein has product MTDLEIGMFVSRLDCDWSETTFPLQGVPITSREDIENLSRYCKYVFVDTQRQVIPARVVPVRVASTGQPAAAVRPAPSNRLVTRHAYTDTATFDDEVPRAKAAFDTVSKFAEQIVLDIQSGKPIDPVGLEDAVRPMVASVLRSGDAFFWIESLRRHDSYTFQHAVGCSTLSAAFGRHMGFAGDAIVSLAAGGLLMDVGKSQLPRELLEREGPLADQEMELARHHVAEGIAILDHSGVVDQEVRDMVLTHHERFDGTGYPEGLAGTSIPLAGRMAAIVDTYHAMSTPRPYRPAVSQHFALRALYQGRDSDFQGELVEQFQACLGVYPTGTLVELNTGEVAVVMVQNQSRRLQPRVAVLTRPDKTELDDFRIVDLMRQLEGVHREIQRTLPAGSHGIDPAEYFLA; this is encoded by the coding sequence GTGACCGATCTGGAGATCGGCATGTTCGTCAGTCGCCTTGATTGCGATTGGTCTGAGACAACGTTTCCGTTGCAAGGGGTGCCGATCACCTCGCGCGAGGACATCGAAAACCTCAGCCGGTACTGCAAATACGTGTTCGTGGACACGCAGCGCCAGGTCATCCCGGCCCGCGTGGTACCCGTGCGCGTGGCATCCACCGGCCAGCCCGCCGCCGCCGTGCGCCCGGCGCCGAGCAACCGCCTCGTCACCCGCCATGCCTATACCGACACCGCGACGTTCGACGACGAAGTCCCGCGGGCGAAGGCCGCGTTCGACACGGTGTCGAAATTTGCCGAACAGATCGTGCTCGACATCCAGTCGGGCAAGCCGATCGATCCGGTGGGACTGGAAGATGCCGTCCGGCCGATGGTGGCCAGCGTATTGCGCAGCGGCGACGCCTTCTTCTGGATCGAGAGCCTGCGCCGGCACGACAGCTACACCTTCCAGCATGCCGTTGGCTGCAGCACCCTGTCCGCCGCGTTTGGCCGGCACATGGGCTTCGCCGGCGACGCCATCGTCAGCCTGGCTGCCGGTGGCCTGCTGATGGACGTCGGCAAGTCACAGCTGCCGCGCGAACTGCTTGAACGCGAAGGTCCGCTTGCCGACCAGGAAATGGAACTGGCGCGTCACCACGTGGCCGAGGGCATCGCCATCCTCGACCACTCCGGCGTGGTCGACCAGGAAGTGCGCGACATGGTGCTGACCCACCACGAACGCTTCGATGGCACCGGTTATCCGGAAGGGCTTGCCGGCACGTCGATCCCGCTGGCCGGTCGCATGGCGGCGATCGTCGACACCTACCACGCGATGTCCACGCCACGCCCGTACCGCCCCGCGGTGTCGCAGCACTTCGCCCTGCGCGCGCTCTACCAGGGCCGCGACAGCGACTTCCAGGGCGAGCTGGTGGAACAGTTCCAGGCCTGCCTGGGCGTGTACCCCACCGGTACGCTGGTGGAATTGAACACCGGCGAAGTGGCCGTGGTGATGGTGCAGAATCAGTCGCGCCGCCTGCAGCCACGCGTGGCCGTGCTCACCCGGCCCGACAAGACCGAACTCGACGACTTCCGCATCGTCGACCTCATGCGCCAGCTCGAAGGCGTGCATCGCGAGATCCAGCGTACGCTGCCCGCGGGCAGCCACGGGATCGACCCGGCCGAGTACTTCCTCGCATGA
- a CDS encoding type II secretion system F family protein codes for MATATANKNARAIGAARAEVNKLTMYDWTALDKRGKRMKGEMQAKNASLVKAELRRQGMNPQQVKERAKPLFGSSGKTVKPRDVAIFSRQIATMMASGVPMVQAFDIIANGQKNPKFKDMLNNVKSSIEGGSALHEALAQYPVQFDELYRNLVHAGESAGVLDTVLDTVATYKERMESIKSKIKKALFYPIMVMVVALAVSMILLLFVVPVFQQTFAEAKAELPAPTQFVVAASKFMQSYWWAVIGIIVGSVGAIIFFKKRSQKFAHFLDRFSLKIPVIGDLLHKSAIARFARTLGVTFHAGVPLVEALDAVSGATGSVVYGDAVKQMRDDISVGHQLQLSMRQVNLFPNMVVQMVAIGEESGSLDHMLFKVAEFYEEEVNVAVDTLSSLLEPFIMVILGVLVGGMVISLYLPIFKLAGTV; via the coding sequence ATGGCTACCGCCACCGCTAATAAGAACGCGCGCGCCATTGGCGCCGCGCGCGCTGAAGTCAACAAGCTGACCATGTACGACTGGACCGCGCTGGACAAGCGCGGCAAGCGCATGAAGGGCGAGATGCAGGCGAAGAATGCCTCGCTGGTCAAGGCGGAACTGCGCCGCCAGGGCATGAACCCCCAGCAGGTCAAGGAGCGCGCCAAGCCCCTGTTCGGCTCCAGCGGCAAGACCGTCAAGCCGCGCGACGTCGCCATCTTCAGCCGCCAGATCGCCACCATGATGGCCTCCGGCGTGCCGATGGTGCAGGCCTTCGACATCATCGCGAACGGCCAGAAGAATCCCAAATTCAAGGACATGCTGAACAACGTCAAGTCCAGCATCGAGGGCGGCTCCGCGCTGCACGAAGCGCTGGCCCAGTACCCGGTGCAGTTCGACGAGCTCTACCGCAACCTGGTGCATGCCGGTGAGTCGGCGGGTGTGCTCGACACGGTGCTGGACACCGTGGCCACGTACAAAGAACGCATGGAGAGCATCAAGTCCAAGATCAAGAAGGCGCTGTTCTACCCGATCATGGTGATGGTCGTGGCGCTAGCGGTGTCGATGATCCTGCTGCTGTTCGTGGTCCCGGTGTTCCAGCAGACCTTCGCCGAGGCCAAGGCCGAGCTTCCGGCCCCGACCCAGTTCGTGGTCGCCGCGTCGAAGTTCATGCAGTCGTACTGGTGGGCGGTCATCGGCATCATCGTCGGCTCGGTGGGCGCGATCATCTTCTTCAAGAAGCGCTCGCAGAAATTCGCCCACTTCCTGGATCGCTTCTCGTTGAAGATCCCGGTCATCGGCGACCTCCTGCACAAGTCGGCCATCGCGCGCTTCGCGCGTACGCTGGGCGTGACGTTCCACGCCGGCGTGCCACTGGTGGAAGCACTGGATGCCGTGTCGGGCGCGACCGGCAGCGTGGTCTACGGCGATGCCGTGAAGCAGATGCGCGACGACATCTCGGTCGGCCACCAGCTGCAGCTGTCCATGCGCCAGGTGAACCTGTTCCCGAACATGGTGGTGCAGATGGTCGCGATCGGCGAGGAATCCGGCTCGCTCGACCACATGCTGTTCAAGGTGGCGGAGTTCTACGAGGAAGAGGTCAACGTCGCGGTGGACACCCTGAGCAGCCTGCTCGAGCCGTTCATCATGGTCATCCTCGGCGTCCTCGTCGGCGGCATGGTCATCTCGCTCTACCTGCCGATCTTCAAGCTGGCCGGCACGGTCTGA
- the coaE gene encoding dephospho-CoA kinase (Dephospho-CoA kinase (CoaE) performs the final step in coenzyme A biosynthesis.), whose protein sequence is MSGFVVALTGGIASGKSAVERAFGQLGVRAYDADVAARAVVEPGSDALAEVARVFGPDALDAEGRLDRAAMRQRVFADPAARTQLEAILHPRIRTWLRDAAAADTGPYCILSIPLLVENQAHYAWVNRVLVVDAPEDVRIARLMQRDAVDETLAQRMIAAQASREARLAIADDVIDNGGDVAALATAVAALHAAYTRLSGG, encoded by the coding sequence ATGAGCGGCTTCGTCGTCGCACTCACCGGAGGCATTGCGTCGGGCAAGAGTGCCGTCGAGCGCGCGTTTGGCCAACTCGGCGTGCGTGCCTATGACGCTGACGTCGCCGCGCGCGCCGTCGTCGAACCGGGATCGGATGCCCTGGCCGAGGTGGCGCGCGTGTTCGGTCCGGATGCACTGGACGCGGAAGGCCGGCTCGACCGCGCCGCCATGCGCCAGCGCGTCTTCGCCGACCCGGCGGCACGGACGCAGCTCGAGGCGATCCTGCACCCGCGCATCCGCACGTGGCTGCGTGACGCCGCCGCCGCCGACACCGGGCCGTACTGCATCCTGTCGATCCCGCTGCTGGTGGAGAACCAGGCGCACTACGCATGGGTCAACCGCGTACTGGTCGTGGATGCGCCGGAGGACGTGCGGATAGCGCGCCTGATGCAGCGGGATGCGGTGGACGAGACGTTGGCGCAGCGAATGATCGCGGCGCAGGCTTCACGCGAGGCACGGCTGGCGATCGCCGATGACGTCATCGACAACGGGGGGGACGTGGCGGCGCTGGCGACCGCCGTGGCGGCGCTGCATGCCGCGTATACGCGGCTTAGCGGCGGCTAG
- a CDS encoding bifunctional diguanylate cyclase/phosphodiesterase, whose protein sequence is MTERAHILPAVQAQLDRCRPETGVCAVLVVRLRGMREAQLRFGYELGSDIMLGARERIVGALRHIDTVFLAGDDHFVVMLPNLRNRTHALLAATRIVSAFDTPLTHSDRNWPCRVVVGVGMFPEHGGSAELLLRRAELAHDEAIRIGEPFSMYQPDVTPVEILYGELREDIAANKLTVAFQPLYDLRRGEIVSIESLARWSTAGFGEVPPSDFVPFAERSDLIIPLTRWSLNASLRHAAELHRGGCPLDVAINLSPRVFVEHGFAEQVLGALDIWGVPPEATIVEITETALLTDLDMSVRVLRRLRDRGVRVAIDDFGTGYASFSYLRHFPATELKIDRTFVNAMISDPRTEQLVGAMIQVAHRLGLEAVAEGVENEETLRRLVEMDCDMVQGYHIGRPMAAEAFVAERLAAAALV, encoded by the coding sequence ATGACCGAGCGCGCCCACATCCTCCCCGCGGTACAGGCCCAGCTCGATCGCTGCCGCCCGGAAACCGGCGTCTGCGCCGTGCTGGTGGTGCGCCTGCGTGGCATGCGCGAGGCGCAGCTGCGTTTCGGCTACGAGCTTGGCAGCGACATCATGCTCGGTGCGCGCGAGCGCATCGTCGGCGCGTTGCGCCACATCGACACCGTGTTCCTGGCCGGCGACGACCACTTCGTGGTGATGCTGCCCAACCTGCGTAACCGCACCCACGCGCTGCTCGCCGCAACCCGCATCGTCAGCGCGTTCGACACACCGCTGACGCATAGCGACCGCAACTGGCCGTGCCGGGTGGTGGTGGGCGTCGGCATGTTCCCCGAGCACGGCGGTAGCGCGGAGCTGTTGCTGCGCCGCGCCGAGCTCGCCCACGACGAAGCCATCCGCATCGGCGAGCCGTTTTCGATGTACCAGCCGGACGTCACGCCGGTGGAAATCCTCTACGGCGAACTGCGCGAAGACATCGCCGCGAACAAGCTCACCGTGGCGTTCCAGCCGCTCTACGACCTGCGCCGCGGCGAGATCGTCAGCATCGAATCGCTGGCGCGCTGGTCGACTGCAGGCTTCGGCGAAGTGCCTCCGTCGGACTTCGTGCCCTTCGCCGAGCGCAGCGACCTGATCATCCCGCTGACCCGCTGGAGCCTCAACGCATCGCTGCGCCATGCGGCGGAGCTGCATCGCGGCGGCTGCCCGCTCGACGTGGCGATCAACCTGTCGCCACGCGTGTTCGTCGAACACGGCTTTGCCGAACAGGTGCTCGGCGCACTGGATATCTGGGGCGTGCCGCCGGAAGCCACCATTGTCGAGATCACCGAGACCGCGCTGCTGACCGACCTGGACATGAGCGTGCGCGTGCTGCGTCGCCTGCGCGATCGTGGCGTGCGCGTGGCCATCGACGACTTCGGCACCGGCTACGCGTCGTTCTCCTACCTGCGCCACTTCCCGGCCACCGAACTGAAGATCGACCGTACCTTCGTCAACGCGATGATCAGCGATCCGCGTACCGAGCAACTGGTCGGCGCGATGATCCAGGTCGCCCATCGCCTGGGCCTCGAAGCGGTCGCCGAAGGGGTGGAGAACGAAGAGACCCTGCGTCGCCTCGTCGAAATGGACTGCGACATGGTCCAGGGTTACCACATCGGCCGGCCGATGGCCGCCGAGGCATTCGTGGCCGAGCGGCTGGCGGCTGCCGCCCTGGTCTAG
- the msrA gene encoding peptide-methionine (S)-S-oxide reductase MsrA: MDAVPATGEATAVFAGGCFWGVEGVFQHVKGVKSVRTGYTGGDAAHASYDDVSDGDTGHAESVRVVYDPAQVSYGKLLQVFFSVAMDPTTLNRQGPDSGTQYRSAVFYATPEQQKLATAYVAQLTAARAFSSPIVTQVVPLKGFWLAESEHQDYMRLNPDTMYIAINDQPKLQALQRIYPEMYTPAWANGR; encoded by the coding sequence ATGGACGCCGTCCCGGCCACGGGCGAGGCCACCGCCGTGTTCGCCGGTGGCTGCTTCTGGGGCGTGGAAGGCGTGTTCCAGCACGTCAAGGGCGTGAAGAGCGTCCGCACCGGCTATACCGGCGGCGATGCCGCCCATGCCAGCTACGACGACGTCAGCGACGGCGACACCGGCCACGCCGAGTCGGTGCGGGTGGTCTACGACCCGGCCCAGGTCTCCTACGGCAAGTTGCTGCAGGTGTTCTTCTCGGTGGCCATGGACCCGACCACCCTGAACCGCCAGGGCCCGGACAGCGGTACCCAGTACCGCTCGGCGGTGTTCTACGCCACCCCGGAGCAGCAGAAGCTCGCCACGGCCTACGTGGCCCAGCTCACCGCCGCCCGCGCCTTCAGCAGCCCCATCGTGACCCAGGTGGTGCCGCTCAAGGGCTTCTGGCTGGCCGAGTCCGAGCACCAGGACTATATGCGCCTGAACCCCGACACGATGTACATCGCCATCAACGACCAGCCCAAGCTGCAGGCCCTGCAGCGCATCTACCCCGAGATGTACACCCCGGCCTGGGCCAACGGCCGGTAA
- a CDS encoding glycosyltransferase, whose translation MTGPRRPQVSVCIVTYNHARYIADCLLSVLSQDVDADLRVIVGDDGSSDGTSAIVAEIAAAWPGKVEHTVHAERHGPIGNLRFTVGRAEGDYIAHLDGDDFWLPGKLREQLALLADHPESPACCTNAFVFDDARRAVGVFTNAQPGPYDLEALLVRGNFLNHSSLLYRASHRSMVLALPDPFIDYRIHLGLAQSGPMLYTDKVLAGYRAGAVGSMLATANESVRERYFEAIAAAVERVPGDVRMAACADMLRRVTFRAIASRSPALLRSWWPRLRALAGGSSSGLIARASAGLAAEACRQSIQIVGRALLRSRLRVLYFR comes from the coding sequence ATGACAGGCCCGCGTCGCCCGCAGGTGTCGGTCTGCATCGTCACGTATAACCACGCGCGCTACATCGCTGACTGCCTGCTCAGCGTTCTATCGCAGGACGTGGACGCCGACCTCCGCGTCATCGTTGGCGACGACGGATCCTCTGACGGTACCTCGGCAATCGTGGCGGAGATCGCGGCGGCGTGGCCCGGTAAGGTCGAACACACGGTTCACGCAGAGCGGCATGGGCCGATCGGCAACCTGCGCTTTACGGTAGGCCGGGCCGAGGGCGATTACATCGCGCACCTCGACGGCGACGATTTCTGGCTGCCAGGTAAGCTACGCGAGCAACTGGCACTGCTTGCCGACCATCCGGAAAGCCCTGCCTGCTGCACGAATGCGTTCGTCTTCGACGATGCACGCCGTGCCGTGGGCGTATTCACGAATGCGCAACCCGGTCCATACGACCTGGAGGCGCTCCTGGTCCGTGGCAACTTCCTGAACCACAGTTCGCTGCTCTATCGCGCTTCCCATCGATCCATGGTGCTCGCCTTGCCGGATCCGTTCATCGACTATCGCATCCACCTCGGCCTGGCGCAGTCAGGCCCGATGCTCTACACGGACAAGGTGTTGGCTGGCTACCGGGCCGGGGCCGTCGGCTCCATGCTCGCAACCGCGAATGAGTCGGTGCGGGAGCGCTATTTCGAGGCGATTGCGGCTGCCGTCGAGCGCGTGCCGGGCGACGTGCGGATGGCGGCGTGCGCCGATATGCTCCGTCGGGTCACCTTCCGGGCCATCGCTTCAAGGAGTCCTGCGCTCTTGCGGTCGTGGTGGCCGCGCCTTCGGGCGCTCGCCGGAGGCTCTTCGTCCGGGCTCATCGCCCGCGCGTCAGCCGGATTGGCCGCGGAAGCTTGCCGCCAGTCCATCCAGATCGTGGGCCGCGCGCTTCTGCGTTCACGCCTGCGCGTCCTCTATTTTCGATAG
- a CDS encoding A24 family peptidase, whose amino-acid sequence MPDLPLAQWAAIAGVFGLLVGSFLNVVILRVPERMQADWRRQAREVLELPETDEPRPPGIVVEGSHCPRCKHPLAAHDNIPVLGWLLLRGRCRYCKEPISKQYPLVELLTGLASAAVVWRFGPTMGALAALVLTWFLVALSGIDARTQLLPDELNYPLLWIGLALTLLPTWQPLPVTPSGAILGALIGYLSLWSVYQAFRLLTGKEGMGFGDFKLLAALGAWMGPIALLPIIMLSSLIGAIVGGALMLFRRHERDVPIPFGPYIAAAGWVWLLFGDTLLVAYMHLTGLR is encoded by the coding sequence ATGCCTGATCTACCCCTCGCCCAGTGGGCCGCCATCGCCGGCGTGTTCGGCCTGCTGGTCGGCAGCTTCCTCAACGTGGTGATCCTGCGCGTGCCCGAGCGCATGCAGGCCGACTGGCGCCGCCAGGCCCGCGAAGTGCTCGAACTTCCGGAGACGGACGAGCCGCGTCCGCCGGGGATCGTCGTCGAAGGGTCGCATTGCCCCCGCTGCAAGCACCCGCTGGCTGCCCATGACAACATCCCGGTGCTTGGCTGGCTGCTCCTGCGCGGGCGTTGCCGTTACTGCAAAGAGCCCATCTCGAAGCAGTACCCGCTGGTGGAACTGCTCACCGGCCTGGCCAGCGCCGCCGTGGTCTGGCGCTTCGGGCCGACGATGGGCGCGCTCGCGGCGCTCGTGCTGACCTGGTTCCTCGTCGCACTGTCGGGCATCGACGCGCGCACCCAGCTGTTGCCGGACGAGCTCAACTATCCGCTGCTGTGGATCGGCCTGGCCCTCACCCTGCTGCCCACATGGCAGCCGCTGCCAGTGACGCCATCGGGCGCCATCCTCGGCGCACTCATCGGCTACCTCAGCCTGTGGAGCGTCTACCAGGCCTTCCGCCTGCTGACCGGCAAGGAAGGCATGGGCTTCGGCGACTTCAAGCTGCTGGCTGCGCTCGGCGCATGGATGGGGCCGATCGCCCTGCTCCCGATCATCATGCTCTCGTCGCTGATCGGCGCCATCGTCGGTGGCGCGCTGATGCTGTTCCGTCGCCATGAGCGCGATGTCCCGATTCCGTTCGGTCCCTACATCGCCGCCGCGGGATGGGTCTGGTTGTTGTTCGGCGACACGCTCCTCGTCGCCTACATGCATCTGACGGGACTGCGATGA
- the pilB gene encoding type IV-A pilus assembly ATPase PilB — translation MHQPTLAGLTGMARRLVTEGVLGEAEVRKAVQDAADKRSSLSAWLVDHHLVDSSKLSQVASAEFGMPLMDIGNVAPAHMPLDLVTEALITKHQALPLFKRGKRLFVGIADPMQSHALDEIKFHSNHMVEPVLVERGQLRRVIDTALNAMNATVPAFDDTALDELALDAGDGEDPVSGIDANANDDAPIVKFVNKILVDAIKRGASDIHFEPFEAIYRVRLRMDGILRIVASAPIKLGTRIASRLKVMSGLDIAERRVPQDGRIKLNLTKTRAIDFRVSTLPTLFGEKIVLRILDGSSAKLGIDKLGYEEVQKKLYLDAIEKPYGMVLVTGPTGSGKTVSLYTALNILNVEGRNISTVEDPVEIRVEGINQVQQNVKRGMTFAAALRSFLRQDPDVIMVGEIRDLETAEIAVKAAQTGHMVLSTLHTNDAPQTISRLMNMGIAPYNITSSVTLIIAQRLARRLHDCKRATTLPAAALLAEGYSQEEIDAGITIYEAVGCDGCNEGYKGRVGIYQVMPMVEEIQKIVLEGGNALQIAEVAKKAGINDLRASALLKVRNGVTSLAEINRVTKD, via the coding sequence ATGCACCAGCCCACGCTCGCGGGCCTGACCGGCATGGCCAGGCGCCTCGTGACGGAAGGCGTCCTCGGTGAAGCCGAGGTCCGCAAGGCCGTCCAGGATGCCGCCGACAAGCGCAGCTCGCTATCCGCGTGGCTGGTCGACCATCACCTGGTGGACAGCAGCAAGCTCTCCCAGGTGGCCTCGGCCGAGTTCGGCATGCCATTGATGGACATCGGTAACGTGGCCCCCGCGCACATGCCGCTGGACCTCGTCACCGAAGCACTGATCACCAAGCACCAGGCGCTGCCACTGTTCAAGCGCGGCAAGCGCCTGTTCGTCGGCATCGCCGACCCGATGCAGTCGCACGCGCTGGACGAGATCAAGTTCCACTCCAACCACATGGTGGAGCCGGTACTGGTCGAGCGCGGCCAGTTGCGCCGGGTGATCGATACCGCCCTCAATGCGATGAACGCCACCGTCCCGGCGTTCGACGACACGGCGCTCGACGAACTCGCACTGGATGCGGGCGACGGCGAAGACCCGGTCTCGGGCATCGACGCCAACGCCAACGACGATGCGCCGATCGTCAAGTTCGTCAACAAGATCCTGGTCGACGCGATCAAGCGCGGCGCGTCCGACATCCACTTCGAACCGTTCGAAGCGATCTACCGGGTGCGCCTGCGCATGGACGGCATCCTGCGCATCGTGGCCAGCGCGCCGATCAAGCTGGGCACCCGCATCGCCTCGCGCCTGAAGGTGATGAGCGGCCTGGACATCGCCGAGCGCCGCGTCCCGCAGGACGGCCGCATCAAGCTCAACCTGACCAAGACCCGCGCGATCGACTTCCGCGTCAGCACGCTCCCCACCCTGTTCGGTGAGAAGATCGTGCTGCGTATCCTCGACGGCTCGTCCGCCAAGCTGGGCATCGACAAGCTCGGCTATGAGGAAGTGCAGAAGAAGCTTTACCTCGACGCGATCGAAAAGCCGTACGGCATGGTGCTGGTCACCGGCCCCACCGGCTCCGGCAAGACGGTGTCGCTGTACACCGCGCTGAACATCCTCAACGTCGAGGGTCGCAACATCTCGACGGTGGAAGACCCGGTCGAAATCCGCGTGGAAGGCATCAACCAGGTCCAGCAGAACGTCAAGCGTGGCATGACCTTCGCGGCGGCCCTGCGCTCGTTCCTGCGCCAGGATCCGGACGTGATCATGGTCGGCGAAATCCGCGACCTGGAAACGGCCGAGATCGCGGTGAAGGCCGCCCAGACCGGCCACATGGTGCTCTCGACCCTGCATACCAACGATGCCCCGCAGACGATTTCGCGCCTGATGAACATGGGCATCGCGCCCTACAACATCACCTCGTCGGTCACCCTGATCATCGCCCAGCGCCTGGCCCGCCGCCTGCACGACTGCAAGCGGGCGACCACGTTGCCCGCGGCAGCCCTGCTGGCCGAGGGTTATAGCCAGGAAGAGATCGATGCCGGCATCACCATCTACGAGGCGGTGGGTTGCGACGGGTGTAACGAGGGCTACAAGGGCCGCGTGGGCATCTACCAGGTCATGCCGATGGTCGAGGAGATCCAGAAGATCGTCCTGGAAGGCGGCAACGCCCTGCAGATCGCCGAGGTGGCCAAGAAAGCGGGCATCAACGACCTGCGTGCCTCAGCCCTGCTGAAGGTCCGCAACGGCGTCACCAGCCTGGCTGAGATCAACCGCGTAACCAAGGACTGA
- a CDS encoding class I SAM-dependent methyltransferase produces MRVLEMAGSDLDHFECPRCGASDRMRHLLHYMETLGYPARFRDARVLHFAPERQLVERILAAAPQRYVRADIAPSSPEIEAVDMTAMSFAEGSFDLVIANHVLEHVGDLPAAMAELARVLAPGGLAILQTPFSRRLTRRLEDPGILSDEARLVMYGQEDHVRLFGADIADELAQLSGLASRVRGHDAVLPGVDPVRHGLNRHEPFFLFEKVS; encoded by the coding sequence ATGCGCGTGCTCGAGATGGCGGGGAGCGACCTGGATCACTTCGAGTGCCCGCGCTGCGGCGCTTCCGACCGCATGCGGCACTTGCTGCACTACATGGAAACGCTTGGCTATCCGGCGCGTTTCCGCGACGCGCGCGTCTTGCACTTCGCCCCCGAACGGCAGCTTGTGGAACGCATCCTTGCCGCGGCACCTCAGCGTTACGTACGCGCCGATATCGCGCCCTCATCGCCTGAGATCGAAGCCGTCGATATGACCGCGATGTCATTCGCCGAAGGGAGTTTCGACCTGGTCATCGCGAACCACGTACTGGAGCACGTCGGCGACCTGCCGGCCGCGATGGCTGAACTGGCGCGCGTGCTCGCCCCGGGTGGGCTGGCGATACTGCAAACGCCATTCAGTCGCCGCCTCACCCGTCGTCTCGAAGATCCGGGCATCCTGTCCGATGAGGCGAGACTGGTGATGTACGGTCAGGAAGACCATGTCCGACTGTTCGGCGCGGATATTGCCGACGAGCTGGCGCAGCTCTCCGGCCTCGCTTCGCGCGTTCGTGGCCACGACGCGGTATTGCCAGGGGTCGACCCCGTGCGCCATGGCCTTAACCGGCACGAGCCGTTTTTCCTTTTCGAGAAAGTCAGCTGA